In a genomic window of Streptomyces sp. NBC_01231:
- a CDS encoding LacI family DNA-binding transcriptional regulator — MGHPFPIREIARQAGLSEATVDRVLNGRGGVRESTEREVRQAIEDLDRQRTQVRLVGRTFMIDIVMQAPERFSSAVQAALEAELPSLHPAVVRSRFHFRETGPVEELTRTLDRIARRGSQGVVLKAPDVPEVAAAVGRLAESGIPVVTLVTDLPSSARLAYVGIDNRAAGATAAYLMGQWLGDRPGNVLTSLSSGFFRNEEEREMGFRSVMRARHPERTLVEIAEGQGLDATQYDLVRAALRRDPDIRAVYSIGGGNIATLRAFEDLDRECALFVAHDLDHDNTRLLREHRLSAVLHHDLRQDMREACHIVMRAHDALPPAGPTLPSAIQVVTPYNMPTQATAG; from the coding sequence GTGGGCCACCCCTTCCCGATCCGGGAGATCGCACGTCAGGCGGGCCTGAGCGAGGCCACCGTCGACCGGGTCCTGAACGGTCGCGGCGGGGTGCGGGAGAGCACCGAACGTGAGGTCCGTCAGGCCATCGAGGACCTGGACCGGCAGCGCACCCAGGTCAGGCTGGTCGGCCGCACCTTCATGATCGACATCGTGATGCAGGCTCCGGAGCGGTTCTCCAGCGCCGTCCAGGCCGCCCTGGAGGCCGAGCTGCCGTCCCTGCACCCGGCGGTCGTGCGCTCGCGCTTCCACTTCCGGGAGACCGGACCCGTGGAGGAACTGACCAGGACCCTGGACCGGATCGCCCGGCGCGGCTCGCAGGGGGTGGTGCTCAAGGCGCCGGACGTCCCCGAGGTCGCCGCCGCCGTCGGCCGGCTCGCGGAGTCCGGCATCCCCGTCGTCACCCTCGTCACCGACCTGCCCTCCTCGGCACGCCTCGCCTACGTCGGCATAGACAACCGGGCCGCCGGAGCGACCGCCGCCTACCTCATGGGCCAGTGGCTCGGCGACCGCCCCGGCAATGTGCTCACCAGCCTCAGCAGCGGCTTCTTCCGCAACGAGGAGGAGCGCGAGATGGGCTTCCGCAGCGTGATGCGCGCCCGGCACCCGGAGCGCACCCTGGTCGAGATCGCCGAGGGACAGGGGCTGGACGCCACCCAGTACGACCTGGTCCGGGCCGCGCTGCGGCGCGACCCGGACATCCGCGCCGTCTACTCGATCGGCGGCGGCAACATAGCCACCCTGCGGGCCTTCGAGGACCTGGACCGCGAGTGCGCGCTCTTCGTGGCACACGACCTCGACCACGACAACACCCGCCTGCTGCGCGAGCACCGCCTGTCCGCCGTCCTCCACCACGACCTGCGCCAGGACATGCGCGAGGCCTGCCACATCGTGATGCGCGCCCACGACGCCCTGCCGCCGGCCGGCCCGACACTGCCGTCGGCGATCCAGGTGGTCACGCCGTACAACATGCCGACCCAGGCGACGGCCGGGTGA
- a CDS encoding Gfo/Idh/MocA family oxidoreductase, translating into MVDTLGVAVVGFGWMGRVHTQAYARVPHHYPLLGLRPELVTVAEEVPGRAEEAAAQFGFASTTRDWREVAADPRVQAVSITAPNFLHREIGVAMAEAGKHIWIEKPVGLTVADARAVADAVTEAGVQGAVGFNYRNAPAVETARSLIASGDIGTVTHVRVRLFSDYAAHPEGALSWRYERERGGSGVLGDLASHGADLARHLLGDITSLTADTAIFVPERARPTGVTAGHSRASGGELGPVENEDYVNCLLRFASGARGVLEACRVSVGEQNNYGFEVHGTKGAVFWDFRRMNELGVSRGDRYQDQPVSTVYVGPGDGEFGAFQPGAANAMGYDDLKVVEAYRFLRSIAEGTSHGATLADAVHSAAVLDAMARSAESGTWVDVRPGECP; encoded by the coding sequence ATGGTGGATACGCTCGGTGTCGCCGTCGTCGGGTTCGGCTGGATGGGCCGGGTGCACACCCAGGCGTACGCCCGGGTCCCGCACCACTACCCGCTGCTCGGCCTGCGCCCGGAGCTGGTGACCGTCGCCGAGGAGGTGCCCGGCCGGGCCGAGGAGGCCGCCGCTCAGTTCGGCTTCGCCTCGACGACCCGCGACTGGCGGGAGGTCGCCGCCGATCCGCGTGTTCAGGCCGTCAGCATCACCGCCCCGAACTTCCTGCACCGCGAGATCGGTGTGGCGATGGCCGAGGCCGGCAAGCACATCTGGATCGAGAAGCCGGTCGGTCTCACCGTGGCGGACGCCCGGGCGGTGGCCGACGCGGTCACCGAGGCGGGCGTCCAAGGCGCGGTCGGCTTCAACTACCGCAACGCGCCCGCCGTCGAGACGGCCCGGTCGCTGATCGCCTCCGGTGACATCGGCACGGTCACCCATGTCCGCGTCCGCCTGTTCAGCGACTACGCGGCGCACCCCGAGGGGGCGTTGAGCTGGCGCTACGAGCGGGAGCGGGGCGGCAGCGGAGTACTGGGCGACCTGGCCTCGCACGGCGCCGACCTGGCCCGCCATCTGCTCGGCGACATCACCTCCCTCACCGCCGACACGGCGATCTTCGTACCGGAGCGGGCCCGTCCCACCGGTGTCACGGCCGGCCACAGCCGTGCCTCCGGCGGCGAACTCGGCCCGGTGGAGAACGAGGACTACGTCAACTGTCTGCTGCGCTTCGCCTCCGGCGCCCGCGGCGTTCTGGAGGCCTGCCGGGTCTCGGTGGGCGAGCAGAACAACTACGGCTTCGAGGTGCACGGCACCAAGGGCGCGGTGTTCTGGGACTTCCGCCGGATGAACGAACTCGGCGTGAGCCGCGGCGACCGCTACCAGGACCAGCCGGTCAGCACGGTGTACGTCGGCCCGGGCGACGGCGAGTTCGGCGCGTTCCAGCCCGGAGCCGCCAACGCGATGGGCTACGACGACCTGAAGGTCGTCGAGGCGTATCGCTTCCTCCGGTCGATCGCCGAGGGCACCTCGCACGGGGCCACGCTCGCCGACGCCGTGCACAGTGCCGCCGTACTGGACGCCATGGCGCGGTCCGCCGAGAGCGGGACCTGGGTCGACGTGCGCCCCGGAGAGTGTCCGTAA
- a CDS encoding LacI family transcriptional regulator, with protein MRQPTIRDVAERAGVSKSLVSLVLRGSDQVRPERREAVLRAVHELGYRPNAAARSLSEQRTRTVGVLLNDLRNPWFVDLLDGLNSLLHNHGLHMLLGDARLNRRSGQDLARPFLDLQVDGLVVVGTLPDPAALGPVAARMPVVVAGAREPVPAGVDVVAGDDERGARLVTEHLIALGHRRIAHLAGYGAVGELRRRSFEAVMRAHGPAGQAPVEAGDMTEEGGFRTAVRLLSRPERPTAVVAVNDIAAVGALSAAEELGLRVPEDLSVTGYDNTSISRLRHLWLTTVDNAGHEVGRRAARCLLDRFDGAGGAGRIQLATPALEIRGTTAPPRTGGVPDPATAT; from the coding sequence ATGAGGCAGCCGACGATCCGGGACGTGGCCGAGCGGGCCGGTGTCTCCAAGTCGCTGGTCTCGCTGGTGCTGCGCGGCTCCGACCAGGTACGGCCGGAGCGGCGGGAGGCCGTGCTGCGGGCCGTACACGAACTCGGCTACCGCCCGAACGCCGCCGCCCGCAGCCTCAGCGAGCAGCGCACCCGCACCGTGGGCGTACTCCTCAACGACCTGCGCAACCCCTGGTTCGTCGACCTCCTGGACGGCCTGAACTCGCTGCTGCACAATCACGGTCTGCACATGCTGCTGGGCGACGCCCGCCTCAACCGCCGCAGCGGCCAGGACCTCGCCCGGCCCTTCCTGGACCTCCAGGTCGACGGCCTGGTCGTGGTCGGCACCCTCCCCGACCCGGCCGCGCTCGGGCCGGTCGCCGCACGCATGCCGGTCGTCGTCGCGGGTGCCCGTGAGCCGGTGCCCGCCGGGGTGGACGTCGTCGCCGGCGACGACGAGCGGGGAGCCCGGCTGGTCACCGAGCACCTCATCGCGCTCGGCCACCGCCGCATCGCGCACCTCGCGGGCTACGGAGCCGTCGGCGAGCTGCGCCGACGCAGCTTCGAGGCGGTGATGCGCGCCCACGGCCCGGCCGGCCAGGCGCCCGTCGAGGCCGGCGACATGACGGAGGAGGGCGGCTTCCGTACGGCCGTGAGGCTGCTGAGCCGACCCGAACGGCCGACCGCCGTCGTGGCCGTCAACGACATCGCCGCCGTCGGCGCGCTCTCGGCCGCCGAGGAACTGGGCCTGCGCGTTCCCGAGGACCTGTCCGTCACCGGCTACGACAACACGAGCATCTCCCGGCTGCGCCACCTGTGGCTCACCACGGTCGACAACGCGGGGCACGAGGTCGGCCGACGCGCCGCCCGCTGCCTCCTGGACCGCTTCGACGGAGCCGGGGGAGCGGGCCGGATCCAGCTGGCCACGCCGGCCCTGGAGATCCGCGGAACGACGGCACCGCCGCGGACGGGCGGCGTGCCGGACCCCGCGACCGCGACCTGA
- a CDS encoding MFS transporter — translation MSDALARPAGAGKSAPPKANAVVAVLALAGIVVSLMQTLVIPIVPELPKLLDAPASDTAWAVTATLLAAAVATPVVGRLGDMAGKRRMLMVSILLLVSGSLVCALADSLVPMIVGRALQGLSAAVVPLGISILRDTVPSEKLAGSTAVMSASLGVGGALGLPTAAFIADNWDWHILFWTSAALGVVSLLLVVMLVPESPRVGGRFDLVGSLGLSAGLVSLLLAVSKGADWGWTSGTTLSLGVAAVAILAAWGRWELKAEQPLVDLRTTAKPQVLFTNLASIALGFSMFAMSLVLPQLLQLPEQTGYGLGRSMLTVGLVLAPQGLVMMVMSAVSARITKAKGPKVTLLIGALIVAAGYGLNILLMSEVWHLILVSCIIGAGIGFTYGALPALIMGAVDPSQTGAANSLNTLMRSLGTSFASAIAGVIMAQMTTDFGGYALPSENGFKVVLAIGAGAALLAFAVASFIPKQRPAGAAAPTDGPARPAEVTAAKA, via the coding sequence ATGTCCGACGCCCTTGCCCGACCCGCCGGAGCGGGGAAGTCCGCCCCGCCGAAGGCGAACGCCGTGGTGGCGGTACTGGCCCTGGCCGGAATCGTCGTCTCGCTGATGCAGACCCTGGTCATCCCGATCGTCCCGGAGCTGCCCAAGCTCCTGGACGCCCCGGCGTCCGACACCGCCTGGGCGGTCACCGCCACCCTGCTCGCCGCCGCCGTCGCCACCCCGGTCGTCGGCCGGCTCGGTGACATGGCCGGCAAGCGGCGGATGCTGATGGTCAGCATCCTGCTGCTGGTGTCCGGCTCGCTGGTCTGCGCGCTCGCCGACTCCCTCGTCCCGATGATCGTCGGCCGCGCTCTTCAGGGCCTGTCGGCCGCCGTGGTGCCGCTGGGCATCAGCATCCTGCGGGACACGGTCCCCTCCGAGAAGCTCGCCGGCTCGACGGCGGTGATGAGCGCCTCCCTCGGCGTCGGTGGTGCGCTCGGTCTGCCGACCGCCGCGTTCATCGCGGACAACTGGGACTGGCACATCCTCTTCTGGACCTCCGCCGCCCTCGGTGTCGTCTCCCTCCTCCTCGTCGTGATGCTCGTTCCCGAGTCGCCCCGCGTCGGCGGCCGCTTCGACCTCGTCGGCTCGCTCGGTCTGTCGGCCGGTCTGGTGTCGCTGCTGCTCGCCGTGTCCAAGGGCGCCGACTGGGGCTGGACCTCCGGTACGACGCTGAGCCTGGGTGTCGCAGCCGTCGCGATCCTGGCCGCCTGGGGCAGGTGGGAGCTGAAGGCCGAGCAGCCGCTGGTCGACCTGCGCACCACCGCCAAGCCCCAGGTGCTCTTCACCAACCTCGCCTCGATCGCCCTCGGCTTCTCGATGTTCGCGATGTCCCTGGTCCTGCCCCAGCTGCTGCAACTGCCCGAGCAGACCGGCTACGGCCTGGGCAGGTCGATGCTGACCGTCGGCCTGGTGCTGGCCCCGCAGGGCCTGGTGATGATGGTCATGTCCGCCGTGTCCGCCCGGATCACCAAGGCCAAGGGACCGAAGGTCACCCTGCTGATCGGCGCGCTGATCGTCGCGGCGGGCTACGGCCTGAACATCCTCCTGATGAGCGAGGTCTGGCACCTCATCCTGGTCTCCTGCATCATCGGCGCCGGTATCGGCTTCACCTACGGCGCCCTGCCCGCCCTGATCATGGGCGCCGTGGACCCCTCCCAGACGGGTGCGGCCAACAGCCTCAACACCCTGATGCGGTCCCTGGGCACCTCCTTCGCCAGCGCCATCGCCGGCGTGATCATGGCCCAGATGACCACGGACTTCGGCGGCTACGCCCTGCCCTCCGAGAACGGCTTCAAGGTGGTCCTGGCCATCGGCGCGGGCGCCGCCCTGCTGGCCTTCGCCGTCGCCTCCTTCATCCCCAAGCAGCGCCCGGCCGGGGCAGCCGCGCCCACGGACGGCCCGGCGCGGCCCGCGGAGGTCACCGCGGCCAAGGCCTGA
- a CDS encoding MarR family transcriptional regulator yields the protein MTAESPAAALAAARAVAPAVVPAAIAEIEGALTRVAYLAGRSRQHERLMAAAGLTLDRAAVAILRHISESEPQRPGVLAVRLSVEASHVTRQLRQLERGGYVVRVPDPEDRRAQRVQLTEVGMAAVERIREVSRLGVGMALAEWSDGDVEQLAALFRRLVHDFVAHAEDRLEVPPDR from the coding sequence ATGACGGCAGAGTCCCCCGCGGCCGCACTCGCGGCGGCCCGCGCAGTCGCCCCCGCAGTCGTCCCCGCGGCCATCGCCGAGATCGAGGGTGCCCTCACTCGCGTCGCCTATCTGGCCGGCCGCTCCCGCCAGCACGAGCGACTGATGGCGGCGGCGGGGTTGACGCTGGACCGCGCGGCCGTGGCCATCCTGCGGCACATCTCCGAGAGTGAGCCGCAGCGTCCGGGGGTGCTGGCCGTACGGCTGTCGGTGGAGGCCTCCCATGTCACCAGGCAGCTACGGCAGTTGGAGCGAGGAGGGTATGTGGTCCGGGTCCCCGATCCGGAGGACCGGCGGGCCCAGCGCGTCCAGCTCACCGAGGTCGGCATGGCGGCGGTCGAGCGCATACGGGAGGTGAGTCGCCTGGGGGTGGGGATGGCTCTGGCCGAGTGGTCCGACGGGGACGTCGAGCAACTCGCCGCGCTCTTCCGGCGGCTCGTCCATGACTTCGTCGCCCATGCCGAGGACCGGCTGGAGGTCCCGCCCGACCGCTGA
- a CDS encoding GntR family transcriptional regulator, translating to MPKEARPSTGEQAKQHALARLRQAILHGDMAPAQRLVENELAEQFGVTRASIRAALIDLEAQGLVERIRNRGSRVRVVTVEEAVAITECRMVLEGLCAAKAATLADDDQLAQLTELGTAMTKAVADGEPVTYSDLNHELHTRIREFSGQRTALELLERLNAQLVRHRFQLALRPGRPQQSLGEHLAMIEAISARDPQAAETAVRAHLTSVIEALRG from the coding sequence ATGCCGAAGGAAGCCCGTCCGAGCACCGGAGAGCAGGCCAAGCAGCATGCGCTCGCGCGGCTGCGGCAGGCGATCCTGCACGGCGACATGGCACCGGCACAGCGGCTGGTGGAGAACGAACTCGCCGAGCAGTTCGGTGTGACACGGGCGAGCATCCGTGCGGCACTGATCGATCTGGAGGCCCAGGGTCTCGTCGAGCGGATCCGCAACCGTGGCTCGCGGGTGCGGGTGGTGACCGTGGAGGAAGCGGTCGCCATCACCGAGTGCCGCATGGTCCTCGAAGGGCTGTGCGCGGCGAAGGCGGCCACCCTCGCCGACGACGACCAACTGGCCCAACTGACGGAGCTGGGTACGGCGATGACCAAGGCCGTGGCCGACGGCGAGCCGGTGACCTACTCCGACCTCAACCACGAACTGCACACCAGGATCCGGGAGTTCTCCGGTCAGCGGACGGCCCTGGAGCTGCTGGAGCGGCTCAACGCCCAACTGGTCCGCCACCGCTTCCAGTTGGCCCTGAGGCCGGGACGTCCGCAGCAGTCCCTGGGTGAGCATCTGGCGATGATCGAGGCGATCAGCGCCAGGGACCCGCAGGCGGCCGAGACGGCCGTCCGTGCCCACCTCACCAGCGTGATCGAGGCGCTGCGCGGCTGA
- a CDS encoding PIG-L family deacetylase, whose protein sequence is MTHAGAAPATPRSTLVITAHAGDFVWRAGGAIALAASRGEKATIACLTFGERGESAKAWREGRQLDEIKAIRRDEAERAAATLGAEVRFFDAGDYPLVATAELTDRLVALHRETQPDIVLTHPVEDPYNGDHPAANRMALESRILAQAIGYPGEGEIIGAPPVFYFEPHQPEMSGFRPEVLLDITEVWDTKRKAMECLGAQQHLWDYYTDLAVRRGVQLKRNAGPNLGLAHKTMAEAYMRPYPQIAKELA, encoded by the coding sequence ATGACGCACGCAGGCGCCGCGCCCGCCACCCCACGATCGACACTCGTCATCACCGCGCACGCCGGGGACTTCGTATGGCGGGCCGGCGGAGCCATCGCCCTGGCCGCATCCCGCGGGGAGAAGGCCACCATCGCCTGCCTGACCTTCGGCGAGCGGGGCGAGTCCGCCAAGGCCTGGCGCGAGGGCAGGCAACTGGACGAGATCAAGGCGATACGCCGGGACGAGGCCGAGCGCGCCGCCGCCACCCTCGGTGCCGAGGTCCGCTTCTTCGACGCCGGCGACTATCCCCTCGTGGCCACCGCCGAGTTGACCGACCGGCTCGTCGCCCTCCACCGCGAGACCCAGCCCGACATCGTGCTCACCCACCCGGTCGAGGACCCGTACAACGGCGACCACCCGGCCGCCAACCGCATGGCACTGGAGTCCCGGATCCTCGCCCAGGCCATCGGCTACCCGGGGGAGGGCGAGATCATCGGAGCCCCGCCGGTCTTCTACTTCGAGCCGCACCAGCCCGAGATGAGCGGGTTCAGGCCCGAGGTCCTGCTCGACATCACCGAGGTGTGGGACACCAAACGCAAGGCGATGGAGTGCCTCGGCGCCCAGCAGCACCTGTGGGACTACTACACCGACCTCGCCGTGCGCCGGGGCGTCCAGCTCAAGCGCAACGCGGGCCCCAACCTGGGGCTGGCACACAAGACGATGGCCGAGGCGTACATGCGTCCGTACCCGCAGATCGCGAAGGAGCTGGCGTGA